The Stigmatella aurantiaca DW4/3-1 genome contains the following window.
CCCCAAAGGCAAAGTAGTGCGGACGCATCGCCTCGATGAGCAAGCCGACGAAGCGGCCCCAGGCAATGCCAGGAAGCAGGGGCTCGCCCCGTCCAATGCCGCTGAGCCACTGTTGCCCCTCCGCGATGAGCTCTCTGTAATTCCCGCTCTTCATGGGCCCAGGAGCCTGACGCGAAAGAGTGGATGGCGCGCGGTGCTCATCGTGTGCGTGGAGAAGCCCTTTTTCAGCCGCAGGGCGCACATGAAAAAAAGCGGGCGAGTCCAGCGCCAAATGTCTTCTTGTGTCAGCTGGTTCAAGAAATGCCCCGGGCCTTGCTTCTCAGTGTGAACCCCTCGCCCTACCTCAGCGCTGGAAAAGGAGAATGGGTTCAACGTCGGATACCGCCGGTGCGGTGACACCCAGCAGCTCATGACAGTCAATGCGCTCACCCAGCGACTCTTGGAGCTCGGCCGCGTCAAGTTTCTGTTGTACAGCCCCATCTTGTACACCGTGGGGGCCATCATCCCCACCCTCGATGGCGGCTCGCTCGATGCTTTGAGCTTCATTCACGGCGTGGCCTTCACGTGGATCACGCACCTGATGACGCATTACTGCAACGAGTACTACGACCTGGAGCCAGACCGGGCCAACAAGACACCCTCGCCCTGGACAGGGGGCAGCCGGGTGCTGGTCAAAGGGCTGCTGGAGCCCAAGCTCTCGTTGCACATCGCCTATGCGCTGGCCGGGGTTTCCCTCGTGCTTGCGTTGCTCATGCCCACGCTCAGCGCCCGGATTTTGTGCCTGTTGGCCATCTTCTTCTCGTGGGAGTACAGCGCCCCTCCGCTCAGGCTGGAGGCGTTGGGCCTGGGCGAGTTCACGGTCACGCTGGTGCTCAACACGCTGGTGCCGCTGCTCGGCTATTGCCTCCAGAGTGGTGGCTTGCAGCCCCATCCGTTGCTCCTGGTGCTCATCCCGCTGGGCATCATCGAGTACATCCGGATGATGGTGATGAACATGGCGGATTGGGAGAGCGATGCGACGACCTGGAAGAAGACCCTGGTGGTGCGCATCGGCATCGAGAACGCCGTGAAGGTTCACGGTGTCGGCATGGTCCTGGCGTACCTGTCGCTGATTCCGCTCTCCCTGTGGGGGGTGCCGCTGCTCGTGATTCTCGCCCTGGCGTCCACCGCGTACATGGGACTGCGCTATGCCTACCGACTCCAGCAGGGGGCCTGGAGGCAAAAGGGGACGATGTGGCGCATCCCCTATGTGGCGTCTACCCATAATGGGCTCGGAGGCTCGGCCGCGCTCATCGGGATGATTCTCCTCAAGCCGGGCTTCTCGCCCGCCGCGCTCGAGTTCTTCCCGCTGTATCTCTACCTGGGGGGCTTTCTCCTCCTGAAGCTCATGGCGCGCCTGAAACAGCCGCCGCCAGCGGTGGCGGCGTAGGCGTCCAGGGAGCGCCCCGTTGGACAGGGGCCCTCCCGGTTCTTACCGGCGGCGCACGTCCATATCCGTGGCGTGCTTCTCCATGAACTCCGAGTAGGGCCCGTTGTAGTCGAGCACCTCCTGGCCCTCCTTCAGCGACCAGATGCGCGTGGCCACCTCGGAGATGAGCTCCTGGTCGTGGGTCACGACGATGACCGTGCCCTCGAACTTCTTGAGGCCCTCGGCCAGGGCGCTGATGGACTCGAGGTCCAGGTGGTTGGTGGGCTCGTCGAACACGAGCACGTTGTCCTGCGTCAGCATCAGCTTGGACAGGAGCAGCCGCACCGTCTCACCTCCGGACAGCGTGTCCGTGGGCTTCATGCGCTCCTCACCCGAGAAGAGCATCCGCCCGAGCACCCCGGAGATCTCCTCGTTGGTGAGCTTGGTGTTGATGTCGCGCATCCACTCGAAGGCGGTGGTGCCCTTGCGGATGGTGCCGTGGTGGTCCTGCGGGAGGTAGCCCAGGGTGGCCTGGTGGCCCCACTTGACGGAACCCCCGTCCGGCTCCAACTGCCCGGCGATCATCCGCACCAGCGTGGACTTGCCCACGCCGTTGCGGCCGATGACGCAGATCTTCTCGCCCTTGACCACCAGCGAGGTGAAGGGCTTCACCACCTGCACCCCGTCGAAGGACTTGTGGATGCCTTCGATCATCAGCGTCTGCTTGCCGCTGACCAGCTTCTGGTCGAAGCGGATGAACGGCCGGGCGATGTTGGAGCGCTTCAGGTCCTCGCTGCGCAGCTTCTCGATCTGCTTCTTGCGGCTCTGCACCTGGGAGGCGCGCGTGCCGGCGCTGAAGCGGGCGACGAAGTCCTGGAGCTGGGCGATCTTCTTCTTCTTCTCCTCGGTCTCGGACTCCACGCGGCTGCGGATCTGCGCCTTCTGCATCACCATGTCGTCATAGCCGCCCGTGTACGAGATGATCGTCTCGTAATCGATGTCGGCGATGTGGGTGCAGATGACGTTGAGGAAGTGCCGGTCGTGGCTGATGGTGATGAGGACGCCCTCGTACTCCGTCAGGAAGTTCTGCAGCCAGCGGATGGACTCGATGTCCAGGTTGTTCGTGGGCTCGTCGAGCAGCAGGCCCTGGGGCTTGCCGAAGAGCGCCTGCGCGAGCAGCACGCGCAGCTTGAGGCCGCCGGTGAGCTGCCGCATCGGGCCCTCGTGGAAGTTCTCCGCGATGCCCAAACCCACCAGCAGGGTGGACGCGTCGCTCTCGGCCACATAGCCGTCCTCCTCGGCGATGACGCCTTCCAGCTCGCCCAGCCGGTTGCCGTCCTCCTCGGTGATGTCGGCCTTGGCCAGCAGCGCGTTCTTTTCCTGCATGGCCTGCCACAGGGGCTTGTTGCCCATGAGCACCACGTCCAGGACGCGGTCCTGCTCATAGCGGAAGTGGTCCTGCCGCAGGATGCCCAGGCGCTGGGGCCGGGAGATGGTGCCCATGTCCGCTTCCTCGTCCCCGGCGAGGATCTTCATGAACGTGGACTTGCCCGCCCCGTTGGGGCCGGTGAGGCCGTAGCGGCGGCCCGGCGAGAACGAGACGTTCACGTCCTCGAAAAGCTTCTTGGGCCCGAAAGCCTTGGAGACGTTGATGATGTTGAACATGGCGATGCTCTTAGCGAGAAGGGGGCTGCGGCCAGACGCGCTGCGGCATTACCACTGCGGGGAGGCCGGAGGGAATCCTTGTAACGCGCGGCAGGCGGCATTCATGCCAGCCGCCCCTGCTCCCGGCCGCCAGGCCATGTAGGCCCAGGTCGCCTTCCTGGCGGACGAGGGAACGGCTCCCACATCCCCCAGGTGCAGCAGACGGAAGGGCAGGTATAACGCCCGGCCCATGGCTGTCCGCTTCGAACTCGTCACCACGGACCCCACCGGGGCCCGTGCCGGGGTGCTCCACACGCGCCGCGGCTCCTTTCTCACCCCCATGTTCATGCCGGTGGCCACCCACGCCGCTTTCCGCCACCTGGGTACGGAGGAGGTGTGGGACACGGGGAGCCGCATCCTGCTGGCCAACACCTACCACCTGATGCTTCGGCCTGGGGCGGAGGTGTTTCGCAAGTTCGGCGGCATCCACCCCTTCATGCGGTGGGATGGGGCCATTCTGACGGACTCGGGGGGGTTTCAGATCTTCTCGCTGCCGGAGGACCGGCTCATCACCGAGAAGGGGGCGCAGTTCCGCAGCTTCTACGACAACAGCCGTCAGATGCTCAGCCCCGAGTCGAGCATCGCCATGCAACAGGCGATCAACTCGGAGATCATGATGGTGCTGGATGTGTGCATCGACTCGCGCACGGACGAGGCGGGCACGCGCGAGGCGATGGAGCGCACCCACCGGTGGGCCGTGCGCAGCCTGGCGGCCAAGGACAAGGTGGCCACGGGCCAGGCGCTGTTCGGCATCGTCCAGGGCGGTGTCCACCCGCGCCTGCGCGACGAGAGCGCGGAGTTCCTCACGCGGCTGCCGTTCGATGGCTTCGCCATTGGCGGGCTGGCGGTGGGGGAGACCAAGGAGGAGCGCGAGACGATGACCGCCCGGGCCACGGCCTCGCTGCCCACGGACAAGCCGCGCTACCTGATGGGGGTGGGCACGCCCACGGACCTGCTGGAAGCGGTGATGCGGGGCGTGGACATGTTCGACTGCATCATCCCCACGAAGATGGCGCAGCAGGGCTATGCGTACACCTTCGACGGCTTGGTGCGGATTACCCGCATGGTCTACCGGCTGGACGACACCCCGTTGGATCCGGCGTGTGACTGTCCGGTGTGCACGCGCTACACGCGCGGCTATTTGCAGCACCTGATGCGGGGCAAGCACCACCTGGGCTCGCGGATGCTGTCCGTCCACAACGTGCGCCACTACCAGAAATTGATGGGGAAGCTGCGCGAGGCGATCCTTCAGGGCAGCTACGCGCAGACGTACCGGGAACTGAAGGCGTCCATCGCCCCACCGAAGGATCTGCGCGGCGAGAGTTCTCCCGAGGCGGTGACACTCAAAGACGTGGGCTGAGCCGCAGGGCCTCGCGGACGTGCCGGGGCCTTCGCGAAGGGTCTGCGCATTCAAAGTTGAAAATGAGAATCGTTATTATCTATGGTGGGCGGCCATGTACTCCTCTCCCAACGATTCGATGCGGAAGCGCGGACAGTCCCGGTTCCTACCGGCGTTCGCCGTTCTGGTGATGTCCCTGGCGCTGGTGAATTGCAGCGACGATCCCGAGGAAACCCCTCCGGTCAGTGACGCCGGGACCGGGGGAGATAATCCGGACGGAGGCGGAGGACAGGACGGAGGCGGAGGACAGGACGGAGGCGGAGGACAGGACGGAGGCGGGGAGCAGGACGGTGGCACTCCCGACGCAGGGGACGATGGGCGGGATGAGCCGCAGTGTGCTCCGTCCGCGGTGCGCTGCACCGAGGAGAGCATTGATGATCTCGATCTGCTGACCACTGTGTCGACGGGCCTGATTCGAGAGGACAGCACCACGGCGGGCGAGTTCCACACCTACGTGGACGCGCGGGCCGGCGGCTCTCCGCAGACGCAGTCCTATACGTATGTCCGCTTTACCCAGCAGGGCCTGACCCAGGTGAAGATCGATGACCAGGCGGCGCTGGCGTCGATGGACTGGGACATCTCCTTCCGGCGCTTCATCATCCGGGTGAACAGCGGCGTCTCCGGCCCCTCGTGCACCCTCGTGGCGCGGACCCCCGACGGAACCACCTTCGAGTCGGTGACCGCGGTGGATTCGTCCTGGGAGTTCAAAGCCGAGGGCTACTACACGGAGACCTGTGAAATGATCATCCATGAGGCGGGTCTGGGGCCCGCGACGGAGATGGGAAGCTTCTGGGCGTACCAGGCCTGTCTCGCCATGAGTGGAAACGTCTTCGTGGTGCGCCTGGCGGACGGGCGCCACGTGAAGTTCCAGGTGACGCACTACTATGATCCGGAGCCGCAGGAGGTCTGCAACCGGACGGGCAGCGTGCCTGCACCCACCGGCGCGGCGCAGTTCCGCGTCAAGTGGGCCTTCCTGCCATGAGTGCCCTGGCGCTGATGCTGCTCCTGGGCGCCGGAGGCAGTCCTGTCCGGCCCCTGCACGAGGTGCCCGAGTCGGTGTCTGGGCAGCGCGTGGCGGGGGAACGTCCCACGGATCCGTCAGCGCCCCTGCCGCGGTTCGAGCCTGGAGAGAGCGTGGAGTCCCTGGTCTCTCCGGGCGGGCGTTTCCGCCTCCATTTCTCCCGCAGTGGGCCCAACGCGGTGGCCGCGGCGGACTCGGATGGCAACGGGGTGCCGGACTCGGTCGAGACCGCGGCGCGGATGTACGACCGCGTCGCGGTGTTCTACGAGGGGTTGGGCTATCGCTTGCCGCCCGAGGACACCGCGTTGCCGGGAGGCAACAACGGCGGGGATGAGAAGTTCGATGTGTACCTGGTGGATTTCGCCCTGCGCGCGGATGGCGCCTATCGCATGGACGGGTGCCTCGGGGAGGGCACGAACTGCGCGGGGCACATCCTTCAGGAGAACGACTTCGCGGGCTATTCCTACCGCTCCTACGAGGAAGCGGTGGCCACCCTGGCGAGCCACGAGTTCTTCCACGCGGTGCAGGCGGTCTACCACGCGGGGCTGGGAAGCGTGGCGGGAGAGGGCACCGCGGTCTGGGCCACCGAGCGCTTCGAGCCCGCCTTGGACGATCTGGAGCACTTCTCCTCCTCCTATATGACGCGTCCAGATCGCACCCTGGTGGTGGATCCGGACGGTCCAGCGCAGTCGTTCAGCTATGGCTCCTCCCTCTTCTTCCAGTTCCTGGGGGAGCGTTTCGGTGAGGGGCTCATCCGCTCGCTCTGGGAGGAGAGTGTCCGCTCGCCCTCGGCGCCTTGGCCAGCGCTGCTGGAAACCTGTCTGCGCCGTGACTGGAGCACGGACTTCGACCGTGCCTTCACCGAGTTCGCTCAGTGGAACCTGTCCACGGGCTCGCACTGGCAGGCAGGGCAAGGGGGCTATGCGCGCGGCGCGGGCTACGCGGAGCTGGTTGTCGCACCCAAGGAACTCCCGCTGGACGAGCCCTCGGTGCGGGTGGCGCCCGCCGCGACCCGTTACTTCGAGGTGGCGGGTGGGGCCGAGACGGTGTCGGTGGTCTTCCAGCCCCGGCAAGGGGACGAGACGGGCGCGCTCCACCTGATGGTCGCGGCGCAGACCCCTCAGGCGGTGCTGCGGGTGGTTCGGGCGGAAGGGCCGGGTCCTTTGACCCTTCAACTTCCCGCCCAGGACGCCACCCGTGTGACCGTGGCGGTGGTGGATGGACGCCTGCAGGGCACGGGACGGTATGGAAGGCTCTGCGTGGCGCACTCGGCCACGGCCACGCCCTGCGGAGCACTCAATCCGGACGGGGGTGTCCCCGAGGGTGGAACTCCAGATGCGGGCACACCTGACGGAGGAGGGACTCCTGGAGAACCTCAGGAGCCGGAGGAGCCGCAAGCGCCCGACACCTCCAAGGGGTGCCAGGCCGCGCCGGGGGCATGGTGGGCGGGGTTGCTCCTGGCCGGAGGGCTGTGGCGCCTGAGGCGGCGCGCCCCCTCAAGGCTTCTCGCGGGCCCCTCCCCGAGGGCGGGACATCGAGCGGACGAACGCTGAGTCGATGCCGTGGATGCGCAGCTGGATGAGATCCTGGAGGCCCATGCTCTCATCGACCACCGCGCGCATCTCCCGGACGAAGGCGGGAGTGACCCGGAAGATCCCCACCTGGATGAGTTCTGGGAGGGGGAGGTTCTTGTAGCCGAGGGACGCCAACTCCTGGATCCAGGACGAGGTGATGTCGAAGAGGGCCAAGTGGTAGTGCTCGTCCGGGGTCAGCGGGGCGTAGCCCCATCCGGCCAGGGTCTTGGCGAAAGCCTGGGAGGGCTCGAACTGGAAGTGGCCGGCCCCTTGCGCATGGGAGAAGCGGCCCTCGAAGGAGAAGGTGCCCGCCTCGCGCACCAGCCGGAAGGGTGCGGTGCTTCCTTCTTCGGTGGACAACCCTTGAAAGGCGCTGAGCGGCACTGAGAACCCTGTCTGGGATGAGGGGTTCTCTTGGGTCCGCAGGAAGAGCTGGCACTGGCCTTTGTCGAGCGATGCCGCCCACGTGCCTCCCCGGGAAGAGGCCGCGAGGGTGGGGAACGCTCCCAGGACAACGGCCGCGATGAGGGCAAGCGGGATCCGCGAGGGCATGGCTCTGGCTCCTTGAAGGGAATGGGCCAGAGATATACGAATGGATTCGTAGATGTCAACGAAGG
Protein-coding sequences here:
- a CDS encoding prenyltransferase; translated protein: MTVNALTQRLLELGRVKFLLYSPILYTVGAIIPTLDGGSLDALSFIHGVAFTWITHLMTHYCNEYYDLEPDRANKTPSPWTGGSRVLVKGLLEPKLSLHIAYALAGVSLVLALLMPTLSARILCLLAIFFSWEYSAPPLRLEALGLGEFTVTLVLNTLVPLLGYCLQSGGLQPHPLLLVLIPLGIIEYIRMMVMNMADWESDATTWKKTLVVRIGIENAVKVHGVGMVLAYLSLIPLSLWGVPLLVILALASTAYMGLRYAYRLQQGAWRQKGTMWRIPYVASTHNGLGGSAALIGMILLKPGFSPAALEFFPLYLYLGGFLLLKLMARLKQPPPAVAA
- a CDS encoding ABC-F family ATP-binding cassette domain-containing protein; this encodes MFNIINVSKAFGPKKLFEDVNVSFSPGRRYGLTGPNGAGKSTFMKILAGDEEADMGTISRPQRLGILRQDHFRYEQDRVLDVVLMGNKPLWQAMQEKNALLAKADITEEDGNRLGELEGVIAEEDGYVAESDASTLLVGLGIAENFHEGPMRQLTGGLKLRVLLAQALFGKPQGLLLDEPTNNLDIESIRWLQNFLTEYEGVLITISHDRHFLNVICTHIADIDYETIISYTGGYDDMVMQKAQIRSRVESETEEKKKKIAQLQDFVARFSAGTRASQVQSRKKQIEKLRSEDLKRSNIARPFIRFDQKLVSGKQTLMIEGIHKSFDGVQVVKPFTSLVVKGEKICVIGRNGVGKSTLVRMIAGQLEPDGGSVKWGHQATLGYLPQDHHGTIRKGTTAFEWMRDINTKLTNEEISGVLGRMLFSGEERMKPTDTLSGGETVRLLLSKLMLTQDNVLVFDEPTNHLDLESISALAEGLKKFEGTVIVVTHDQELISEVATRIWSLKEGQEVLDYNGPYSEFMEKHATDMDVRRR
- the tgt gene encoding tRNA guanosine(34) transglycosylase Tgt, with product MAVRFELVTTDPTGARAGVLHTRRGSFLTPMFMPVATHAAFRHLGTEEVWDTGSRILLANTYHLMLRPGAEVFRKFGGIHPFMRWDGAILTDSGGFQIFSLPEDRLITEKGAQFRSFYDNSRQMLSPESSIAMQQAINSEIMMVLDVCIDSRTDEAGTREAMERTHRWAVRSLAAKDKVATGQALFGIVQGGVHPRLRDESAEFLTRLPFDGFAIGGLAVGETKEERETMTARATASLPTDKPRYLMGVGTPTDLLEAVMRGVDMFDCIIPTKMAQQGYAYTFDGLVRITRMVYRLDDTPLDPACDCPVCTRYTRGYLQHLMRGKHHLGSRMLSVHNVRHYQKLMGKLREAILQGSYAQTYRELKASIAPPKDLRGESSPEAVTLKDVG
- a CDS encoding HmuY family protein gives rise to the protein MYSSPNDSMRKRGQSRFLPAFAVLVMSLALVNCSDDPEETPPVSDAGTGGDNPDGGGGQDGGGGQDGGGGQDGGGEQDGGTPDAGDDGRDEPQCAPSAVRCTEESIDDLDLLTTVSTGLIREDSTTAGEFHTYVDARAGGSPQTQSYTYVRFTQQGLTQVKIDDQAALASMDWDISFRRFIIRVNSGVSGPSCTLVARTPDGTTFESVTAVDSSWEFKAEGYYTETCEMIIHEAGLGPATEMGSFWAYQACLAMSGNVFVVRLADGRHVKFQVTHYYDPEPQEVCNRTGSVPAPTGAAQFRVKWAFLP
- a CDS encoding MXAN_6640 family putative metalloprotease; translation: MSALALMLLLGAGGSPVRPLHEVPESVSGQRVAGERPTDPSAPLPRFEPGESVESLVSPGGRFRLHFSRSGPNAVAAADSDGNGVPDSVETAARMYDRVAVFYEGLGYRLPPEDTALPGGNNGGDEKFDVYLVDFALRADGAYRMDGCLGEGTNCAGHILQENDFAGYSYRSYEEAVATLASHEFFHAVQAVYHAGLGSVAGEGTAVWATERFEPALDDLEHFSSSYMTRPDRTLVVDPDGPAQSFSYGSSLFFQFLGERFGEGLIRSLWEESVRSPSAPWPALLETCLRRDWSTDFDRAFTEFAQWNLSTGSHWQAGQGGYARGAGYAELVVAPKELPLDEPSVRVAPAATRYFEVAGGAETVSVVFQPRQGDETGALHLMVAAQTPQAVLRVVRAEGPGPLTLQLPAQDATRVTVAVVDGRLQGTGRYGRLCVAHSATATPCGALNPDGGVPEGGTPDAGTPDGGGTPGEPQEPEEPQAPDTSKGCQAAPGAWWAGLLLAGGLWRLRRRAPSRLLAGPSPRAGHRADER